The window CATGTCGCTGGGCTACGTGTTTAAACGCAAGAGCCTGCAGGGCAGCTGCGGCGGCATCACCGCGCTGGGGATGGACAAGGTTTGCGACTGTCCGGAGCCCTGCGACGCGCGCAAGAAGCGCGAAGCCAAAGCGGCGCTGCGGCGCGAGCAGTTGGACAAGCACCGCATTCTGTAGCGAAAGCCCGGCCTTGGCCGGGTTTTTATTTGGGGGGGCTATTTGATTTTGAATAGGCCAAGTTGCCGAGTACACCACCCACGCAACAGCACAACACCAGGCTAATCGTCAGCAACTCGAAGTTAGCCGACATCTGATCCTCGCCCTCAACGTGGCCAATAATCCAGTCTGAGAGAAAAGGAAAAGCCAGGAGCATGAGGCCGATACCTATTATCGCACCGGCAATAATTGCTGCTATCCGTTTCATATCACCTGCCAGAACCAGACTTCTTTTGATTTAAAGAAAT is drawn from Serratia entomophila and contains these coding sequences:
- the nqrM gene encoding (Na+)-NQR maturation NqrM; its protein translation is MLTVFVATFALFLLVIGGMSLGYVFKRKSLQGSCGGITALGMDKVCDCPEPCDARKKREAKAALRREQLDKHRIL